In Novipirellula artificiosorum, the genomic window GATGCTGATTTCTTTGATTTGGCCCATCGAACCCATCGGGCGTCCCGTTTCCGGATCGGGATAGGATTCAATGGCAGCGTGGACGAGGTCTTTATTGAGATCTGGCATAGTACTTTTTGCGAAAGGAAAATGAGAATGCGTTAAGCCCCCACTCTAGCAGCGTTGGTCGCTCCACAGCGAAAGCAGTTCAATCAAATGCTCGGTCGCCTCAACCATCTCGTCAAGGCAGGCGAATTCTGTGACGCTATGGATGTTGTGCTGGCCACTGGAAAGATTAGGGGTGGGTAAACCCTTTTCCGTCAACTGGCTGCCATCGGTACCACCGCGAATGATCTCTTGGGTGCATGATCGCCCCAGGTTTTCAAACGCTTTTTCCGCTAAGCCAACCGACTGAGGCAGCGTTTCGAGTCCTTCGCGCAGGTTTCGGTATTGGCGTCGTACCGCAACATCAACTTGGACGCCTGGGGTCCCCTCGGCTGCCGCGTCGGCGGTTTGGCGAACGATCTCTGCAAGCGTGACCAGTTCGTCGGTATCAAAAGAACGCAGGATCAATTCCACGGTCGCTTCCCCGACGCCACCGCGAAGGGTGTGAGGATGAATGAAACCATCTCGCTCCGATGTGGTTTCCGGTGTCTGTTTTGTCCGAGGCAACTTGGCCACAAAGTCCGCAGCCGCTCGCATTGCATTGACCATCACCCCTTTGGCGATCGCCGGATGGATGTTGTGACCGGTAAAACGAACCGTCGCGGCATCCGCTGAGAAGGTTTCGACATCGATCACTCCTGCGCCGCCGCCGTCGAGGGTGTAGGCAACCATGGCATCAACTTTTTCGAGATCGATCTTGTCGGTTCCTCGGCCGATTTCTTCATCACATGTAAACAACAAACGGACATCGCCATGTTGTAACTGCGGATTTTCGATCAGCGTATGTGCCAACTCCATGATGATGGCAACGCCCGCTTTGTCATCACCGCCAAGCAAAGTCGTTCCGTCGCTGGTGACAAGCGTTTTGCCGATCAGTTTTTGGAGTGCGGGACAGCCGGCAACCGTAATGTCGTTACCGGAGGGTAAGCTGATGTCTCCACCGGCGTAGGCGTGAATCACTTGCGGGGAAACCTGATGCGAAGGAGCCTCGGGCGACGTATCGAGATGCGCCACGAAAGCGACCGTGGGAGTGTTTCCACCGTTGGTTGCCGGAACGGTTCCCCACACCAAAGCGTTATCATCGACATGGGCATCGGTAAGGGGCATCGCGGTTAGTTCCTCGGCCAACACCAGAGCCAAGTCACGTTGTTTTTCCGTGCTGGGATATCGATCGCTGTTGGGGTCCGCGGCGGTATCGATGCGGACGTAGCGGAGAAAGCGATCGAGTAGTCGTGAACGATTGATCGTGATTCGATTCATAGCGAGTTACAGCGTAGGCAAGGGGGGTAAGGATCGAACGAACAGGCTACAAGGGTGCGTGAGCGATCCGAATTTGATATCCTATCGGTCATCAGCTCGACAGCCTACCTCGGAAGCGAAAACGAGGTGGACTTCGAATCCCAATCGATCGCTAAGGTTTCCGATGGCCGAGAAAGTGTCTCATTTGATCTTCGACGTTGAGAGCATCGCGGACGGGGACCTCATTTCGGCGGTGCGCTATGGTGGCCAGGGTCTTACGGCCGAGCAAGCGATTGCCACCTATCAGGACGAGCTTGTCGAGCTCAACGGGACGACGTTCATCCCGCACACGTATCAGATTCCCATTTCCGTGGTGATTGCCAAGATCGCGTCCGATTTTCGCTTGATCGATATCGTCTCGCTCGATGAACCGGAATTTCGACCGCATGTGATCACCGAACATTTTTGGCGAGGTTGGGAATTGTATGGTAAGCCACAATGGGTAACCTTCAACGGGCGATCGTTTGACTTGCCGGTCATGGAATTGGCCGCCTTTCGGTTCGGCATTTCGATCGGGCCGTGGTTCAAGTCCGATGGTTATCGGTCGCCACGAAACCGGTTCAGCACCGATGCTCACTTGGATCTGCAGGAGTTGTTGACCAATTTTGGTGCGGCTCGCTGCAATGGTGGGCTCAACTTGGTTTCCAAATTGATCAACAAGCCGGGCAAGATGGACGTGACCGGCGACCAGGTGCAAAAACAAGCCGACGAGGGGCAATACAAGGCAATCAGCGATTATTGCCGCTGTGACGTCCTCGACACCTATTTTGTCTTTTTGCGAGCAATGGTGATGATGGGGAAAACGACGCTGGAAAAGGAGATCCAGCTGGTCGAACAGACGCGGCTTTGGATCGAGGAACGTGCCGAGTCCTGCGACGCCTACGCCGCCTATTTGAATGCCTGGACCGAGTGGAACAGCCCTTGGCCGCAAAAACAGGACCCGCCCGCGGAGGAGTCAAAGGATTCGGCTTAGGGCAGCGGGCCGAAATCTGTCTTTACCCTCGCGTCCCTTTCTCGGTAGGGTGCGTCTAACAAATCATCGTTTCGAGGAACGAACCGATTCTTGCTTCGGCAATTTTCGCCTCGATGTGGCATTCTCATGGATTGGTAAGCCTGTTGGCGGTCAATGGCTAGACACGAACGTCTTTGCCGGCCTTTTTCGCCCAATGTCCTGGTTTTCAGGACGGTGTTGTTCTGCTGCGCTCTCTTTTTCGGAATTGCCGGAGCCACGTGGGTCACGTGTGATGCGGCCGAGACGGCCGTGCAGCCCGGTTTGGACTTAACGCTCGAACTCCATTGGCTTGCTGCCTCGCCCCAGCGGTGGCGCGTGCACGTTGAAGCGGTCGATCCCCAACAACCCGCTATCCTCTCATCGCTCGAAAACCGTTGCGAGGATCCAAGAAGCTGCGGAAGTTTTCGGACCCCTACTGCGGCCAACGAGTGGTTCTTTGAGCCTCGCGAACCCTCGAATTCGGGCGCAGCACGGTTTCGAGTCCAGGCGTCTGACAACGCAGAGCTTGTGGTTCAGGTGAACGCGCTCGACGAGACGCCGTCGCCGGGATCCGTCGCCGTTTCGCAACCGCAAGGCACGCGAATCTCACTCAGACAACTGGCACTTCAGGAACATCACAACAGCGACGGACCGGCATGGACACTGCAGCGAGTGGCATCCGATGCGTTTCGCATTGAGGCGAGTACGAGTTCGCCAATCGTCGAAGCGGATTCTCCCATCACGATGTCGGTTCGCGCCCACCGGTTGGACTTACCGGCCTTAGGCTTGTCCCCCGATGCGCCGCCAAACTTGGTGTCCTCGCTGGTCCGGCTAAGCGATCGCCACGTGATGGCGTCCCACACCGTTCCCTTTCCAATCGACTCGTCTGGCAACAGTCCCTCCGTCGCGGTGTCCCATCGAACGCCGATCGAACCGGGGGTCTATGAAATCCGTTGCGAAATCGTACACGCGGATCGACTGTGGACGCGACTTCGGCGACGTGAAGACGCCATCTTACGAACCGGGAAGGCGATCGTTGTGTTGCCGGCGAAGATTTCGACGGGAGGTCGAGTTGATTTTTCCGTTTGGCCCACCCTTCAAACGATTCACCTATCCGATGCTTCACAGTGGTCCGTGCCGCAATTCTTCTCTTATCGATCGAACCCTCTGATTCCAACGCCTCGGATGCCTTCGCGAGTTGCGAGCGAGGCTCCACGGTTTCGCGAAATCACCCTCGGCGACAAGCAGATAAGCCTAATTTCGCCCAATGGCACCTTTGAAACCCCGTTGCCGAAACTGCGTGTCGGCTCGCCTCACCACATCACCGTTCGCTACCCAGCGAACCGACCGATCAACATTGGATTGCGATTGGGAAGATCGCAACCCGCCAACGCCGACACAGCGCGCCCGTTGCACTCGCTTGCGGACTTTGTGATTCAAGATCAGCGTCGCGCCGAAGATCGACATTCGGTCGACCCAGAAGGCTGGCGTCAGCAATCGGTACTGTACTACCCACAAGGGCAAGATCAGCTACAGATCATCAACCTTGACCCCGCGCGCGACGCAGCGATTGAATCGATTGAAATCAAAGGCGGTCCTACGGATTTGGTAGCGCCCGTTGAAGCCGTTGACCCAAGTGATTCGCGGTGTTCAGCGATCGCGATGGATGATTTTCGTTGGGTCGATAAGCTTTCGATGGACCAAGTGGACCGATATGCGAATTCCGAGTTCACCGAGGAGTCGATCACACTGCATCGACTCTATGTGGCCACCATGCGATTGAATGAATACGCCGCTGTACTTGGCGCCAACGCGGTGTTGATCCCTGCGAACCAAGCAGGACGCAGCTGGTTTCACTCGTCGCTGTTCTTGCCTGCCAAACGTTCTTGCGATATCGAACCGGAATGCCTTGACGTCTTGATGAGCTTGATGGACCGCTGTGACCGTAACGTCATGATCGCCATTGACCCCGTCATGACAATGTCCGATCTCGAACGAACGGATCTCGGTGATCCGCGCCCAGAGGGTTACCATTTTGTCGATCGTCGTGTCCGCGTGTCACTCGCCAAGTTGATCTCGGAGGTTGTTGCTGAAGCAAAGTTGCATCCTTGTTTTGGTGGCATTGCGCTGTCCTGCGGCGCGTCCGGTTACGCTCGACCGATCGATACCACGACGTTCCCCTGCGAGGCCGTTGGACGACAATTTGCCGCTGAGACCGGATCACCAATCGCCGTACCGGTCGACCTTGCAAACTGGATGAATCAACCGGTCTATGCCAAATTCCAACAATGGGCAAATCAATCTTCGCGGTTGTTCTACGAGACCCTAGCGAGCCAATGCGAAGGTCACGCGTTGTTGTTGGTCGATCTGCCACAATCCGCATTCGCTAACGATGCCGCCAGCGGTCTGGTCGGCCCCTCTTGGCCAGCCGCTTCAAGGGACCCTCCAATCATTCCGGTGGTGAGCCAACAATACGGGCCTAACCGATCGTTGTCCTTGCAAGTCGATGCACAATCGCGAGCGGGACAAGACCGGATCTCGCTTGAACCCCATGCCGGACGGATCGGCTTGGCGATTCTTCCCGATCCATCCGATGCACCCACAGCCGTGTCGGTCATCGGTCGTTCTCAGGTCGCAGCGCTTCAACAATCGATTGATCGATTGGATCCTGCTGTCATCCTATTGAATGGCCATTTGCTCGCTGGAAGTCTTCCTCTGGGACTGCGCCAGACACTCGCTGGATTTCGAGCACTGCCACGAACTCCGCTGCAAGAACTAGTGTCCGCGGATCCTTGCTCCGAAACCGTCCATGTCAAATGGGGCGTCGACAAGCAAAAATTGTCGCTATTGATCGCAAATGTGGCGCCGTGGCCGAATGATGTCGAATTGGCCTGCCGCACGCCAATCCATTGGATCATGGAAGGCAAAGAACCGGCATCGTTGATCCAAAATCCTGATCGAACGAGGACGAAGATCGAACTCGGTGCGGGGGAGATGGTCGTGTTGTACAGCGATTCGATTCAATCGCCCGATGCGTTATTCGCTTGGTCATCACACGTGCGTGGTGGGGATGCGGCGATCGACCGGATCAAGATGGATGTCACCACGGTCGTCGAAAAACTGGGGACGTTGTCGGACAGCGATCCCTACCCAGCGTTGTCCAACGGTAGCTTCGAGGTCAGCAGCGACGTGGGCATCACCGGATGGTTGCACGCGCAGTATCCGGAAGGCTGCGTCACAATCGACACGGCCGAATCCATCGAAGGCAAAAAGTCTGTCTGTCTGATCACCGATGGGCATGCCACGATGCAAACGTGGTTGGTCAGCGAGACCATTACTCCACCGGCGTCCGGACGACTTGCCGTATCGTTGGCATGTCGCGCAAAGTCCGCGGAAGTCAGCTCGCCTCACAGGGTTCGTGTTTCGGTTGAGGGAACGCAAGCGGGAACTCCGTTTCGATACAGTCAAGAAGTCGAGGTGCCACGCAATGGCCAATGGCAACCGCGAAAAATTCTCGCCGAAGCGGATCAGATTCAGCCCACGAGTACCGAGTCACTTCGAATCACCATCGATAGTTTGTCCCCCGGTCAACTCTGGATCGATGACGTTCGTTTGCACGATCGTTTCCCGACCGGGAAGGAAAGAACCGAGTTACAAAATCAGGCCTTCTTAGCCGTCCAGGGATTACAGCGAGGCAACTTAGAGCCATGCTCACGGTTGCTGAAAAATCGCTGGTCTCAGGTGCTACTTGATGCATCGAGCACACATACCAAGAGCACGAACGAGCAGTCGAAAAGCAAGGAATCGGAAGCACCCGGCGTTGCGGAACGCATTCGATCTTGGCTTCCCAGCCCGATGCGATTCTAGTCGGCCCGCTTCCGGTCGTTCGCCACATCTGCGTGTGGTTGCCTTCCACCTGCGGGAAGGGACACGAATTTTGTGCTAAGTGAATTTTGTGTCAAGAAACGGTCGATTCTCATGGTCGGACTCTGACAAATTCCGACCAAGAAGGTATTTTAGAGTTGGTTGCTTCCGATCCCGGTCTCCTTCCCCCCTCAGCCCACCCACCGACCATGTCCTTCCGCGTTCCCCTGCTCGTTTTCTGCCTCACCGTTTGTCTGCCCAGCCTCAGCGCATCCGCCCAGGATGCAAGCCCGATCCGAGCGCTGTTGGAAGAACAAAAAACAAGGGACACGTCGATCGACTCGGTCGATCGAATGCGTGACTCTCAGTCCGATGCCATCAAGAACCAAAAGGCTGCATGGGGACATTGGGGACATCTTCCAAATCGCTACAGCACATGGGTCAACCACAGCAATCGATTGATTCCAATGTATACGTTTGGCATCACATTGGATTCGCTGCGCGAAGAAGACAGCATTTATGCCGACGCGAAGAGACTCGAAACGTTGTACGGATCCATTCCTAGCCACACGCTCGACCCGTCGGCGACGCACTTTGACCAAACCGATGTCTATCGCTTACAGAAAATGGCAGCGGATGCAGGAAAGCAACAGATCATTGTGATGGTATTTGACGGAATGGATTGGCCTACCACCCGGGCTGCGGCGGTCTACCAATCCGGTAGGGTTGGCTACGACAGTGGACGTGGAACCGGGCTGCTGTTTCAAGACTACCTTGGTGCCACGACCGACTTCGGCGAATTTGTAACAAGTCCACGGCTTGATGGCTCCAAGTTCGATGTCAATTCGCAAGTCCTACTGAGTGGCCCCAAGAACGCGACTGGCGGCTACGATGTCAACCGTGGTGGCCGGTACCCTTGGCGTGAGCAAAGCCAACGCGATTACTTGATCGGCCTCGATCGAGAGCGGCCGCATACGGTTACGGATTCTGCCGCATCGGCCACCAGCTTGTTTTCCGGAATCAAAACCTACAATGGAGCCATCAATGTCGCAGCGGATGGAACGCAAGTCCTACCGATTGCTCGAACCTTGCAACAGAAAGGCTACCGTATCGGCGTCGTTTCCAGTGTGCCCGTAAGCCATGCGACCCCCGCTGCGACCTACGCCAACAACGTCACACGCGCTGACTACCAAGACCTGGCACGAGATCTGCTCGGTCTCGCTTCGGTCTCACATCGTGACGAATCGCTACGGGGAGTGGATGTGTTGATCGGCAGTGGATGGGGAGAAGGAACGGGCAAAGACAACGCTCAAGGCGATAACTTTGCTCAGGGCAACAAGTACCTGCACGAGCAAGACCTGCGCCGAGTCGACATCAAGAACGGTGGCAGCTACGTGGTCGCTCAACGTCGCGAGGGTGAGTGCGGTAAGGATTCGATTCTCCGTGCCGCAAAGCGAGCCGTCGACCAAGACGCACGCTTTGTTGGCTTTTATGGCACCAAGGGGGGGCACTTACCGTTCCAAACCGCGGATGGGCAATTCAACCCAACCTTTGACATCAAAGGGACCGAGACGTACAGCGAAGCGGACATCCATGAAAATCCAACGCTCGCAGACATGACCGAAGCCGCACTGACCGTACTCGAAAAATCACCGCAAGGTTTTTGGTTGATGATTGAAGCTGGAGACGTGGATTGGGCAAACCACGCCAACAACCTGGACAGCAGCATCGGCGCTGTTTTGAGTGGTGATGCGGCATTCAAACGCGTCGTCGAGTGGACCGAACGAAACAATGCCTGGGACGAAACCGCAATCATCGTCACGGCCGATCACGGTCACTTCCTCGTCATCGACGACGCCGAAGTCATCGCATCGGCTGGACGAGCCGAATGATGGGACACGAAGTCGCCATGTTACGAGTGGACCGTCAAGGTTAAAACTGCGAGTTGGGACGTAGTGGACTTCGCCAGAAGTCTTTAAGAACATTTGAGTTACGGATTTCTGGCGAAATCCACTACCCTAAAATTCAATGCTGACGGTCCACGAGGTTCAGCTTCGCATGTTGGGTTGAATCCAATTACTGGCGATTGACCCATGGGTTTTGTTCGCCATCGGCGGAAACGTTTTCGGTCACAAAGGACACGACCGTAGGAATCAGCTTTTCAGCTTCGTTCACCAATGCGGGACCGCTCAAGCTTGTCTTGAGCATTTCCTGTTTGAAACCAATCGCTTTTCCTTGCCCCATACGTTTTTTGTAACCTTCGATGCGTTTCGAAACACGATTGGCTTCCGCTGCATCGGGGCTGGTATCGCCCGCAACGACCAAGATCGGCAAACGAATCAAGTTGGGATCGGTCAGCGTTGAATCAATGGATAGCCCCTTCATCTGTTTCTCAGGCGAGATCAACACGAGGGCCTTAACATCTTGGCCCTGTTTTTTTCGTCCTACCGACGGCCACCGCCAATCACGGACGGTAAACAGCGACGCAAAAATACCGCCCTCACGGATTCCGACCAAGACCAAAGCGTTTAAATTGAGTTCGCCCTTGTTGTTCTTTTCTTTCAGGAACTGCTTCGCTTCTTCCAGATCGAAGGCAATAATCCTTTCGACATCACGCTTGCCCATTGTCGCAGGATTGAATTGCTGAATATTGCCGCGGATGTCGACGTAGTCTTTGCTGCCACCGTGGCCACGGTATTCCGGAACCAACACCGCACAGCCCGCTTCTTGCAACGCAAGTACCAATTTCAAGTACGGACTGCCTTGCCCTTGCCACTCGTGGATCAACAGCACCGGAATGGCATCCTTTTGCTTTTTCGAGGGAAAGTAGGCCGCGCGTAGAGAAATGCCATCTCGCGTCTTCAGCGTCATCGGCTCAACCGGCAAGGGCCCCTCTTTTTTCTTCGCGCCACGGTCTTGCCCGACCGCAAGGGAAGCCATGGCGATCGATATCAAACAGACATAGAAAACGACGACGAGAGGCCGCGGGTTGACAAAGCCGAAGGAGACAGGCGACCACTCGTTAACAAAATCGCGGGACGTCATCAAGAATCGACCTGACAACAGTCGCATGGACGGACTCGTTTGAACATCAGCGGCTGCCTTGATACGCATTGAAATCTCCTACTTGCTATTCTCACACAATTCCGTGAAACCTACCTCTAGATTAAACTCCCGTGATTGCGTGGTCAAACAGCGGGGCTATTCGGACCGCTTCATCAGGTTCGATAACGTATCGATCAAGCCGTCAAGCATGGCGTCCGTGTGGAGGGCCGAAAGGGAGATCCGCAGCCGTGAAGTGCCGGGGGGGACCGTCGGTGGTCGGATCGCGGGGACGAAATAGCCCGCCCTTGCGAGTCGAGCCGATACCTCCATCGTGTGGCGATCATCCCCAAGCACGATAGGAACGATCGGCACGGAGGCCTCGAGATCGCACGATGCTCGAAGCGACAGCCGGCGGCGTAGTTCGCGAGCGAGCCGCTGGACACGAACGCGACGATGCGACTCCCGCTCGAATGACTCGATCGCCGTCATCGAAGCCATCACCGCGGCGGGGGCAAGTGCCGTGCTGAAGATCAAGGAACGGCAACGGTTGATCAAATAGTCCACCACCAACTTGGGCCCTGCTACGAAACCGCCTTGGCAACCCACTGCCTTGCTGAGCGTGCCAATTCGAATCGCCACCCGATGCTTCACGCCCAACGCCTCGCAGACTCCACTGCCGGACCGCCCGAGCACGCCGGTGCCATGGGCTTCGTCGACAACCATGTGCGTTTCGAATCGATCGGCGACATCACACAGTTCGACAAGCGGCGCAATGTGGCCGTCCATGCTGAACACGCCATCGGTCACGATCCAAACACGATGGAACCGCTCACGCTGCTTTGCCAAAACGTCCGCGACGAAGTGAAAATCGCGGTGGGGGTACACGACGCACTCCGCGGCGGACAACCGGCATCCGTCAATTAACGAGGCATGATTGAGTTGGTCGCTAAGAATCAAGTCACCTGGCTCGGCCAAGGTCGCGATCGTTCCACTACAAGCCGCGTAGCCGCTTGGGAACAACACCGCAGCTTCGGTCGATTCGAGAACTGCCAGTCGTTGGGCGAGTTGTTCGTGCAATACCGTCCATCCGCACACCAAAGCACTGGAGGTGCTTCCGGTAGCGATTTCCGCAGTGGTAAGATTCGCCGCAAGTCCAAGGTAGTCGTTGCCGCCAAAGTTGATCAGTGAGTCGCAGCTAGCATCGAGCAAACTCGCCCCCATGACATTACGCGGTACCAATCGCCGCAGCCGATGCTGCTCAGCCAGTGCATCGAGGCGATCGGCAAGGTAGTCAAATGATTTCATGTCAGATGGATTGGAATCGTGTTGTTCAGAATCGAGCGGCTTACCGTGCAGGCTCGAGCGGTGGCTACGCCAGACTAGGGTACGCGGAACGGGGGAACAAGTCACGCAGATCCTCCCCACGGTTCCATTCAAAGTTTGCAGTACCCAGGCGGGTTTGGACGGGGCAACTCAGCGGTTAGACTCTGAGATTCAAGAACGAGGACCAGGACAAATTCATCACCACAAAAAGATCGTCATCATCGGTGCGGGGGCGGCAGGCTTGATCGCGGCGGCGGCAGCCGCCAAACGATCCGCCGAAGTCGTCTTGCTCGAAAAAAACAGCAAGACGGGCGCCAAGATCCTGATGTCCGGCGGCACGCGTTGCAACGTGACCCAAGACACCGACGCACGCGGTATCTTGACCGGATTTGGCCATGCAGCACGATTCTTGCAACGCAGTGTTGGGGCATTTCCACCACACGAAGTGGTGCGAATGTTCGCAGAACTCGGAGTGGCGACGAAGGTCGAATCAACGGGCAAGGTCTTTCCACAAAGCGACCGAGCGATCGAGGTCCGCGATGCCCTCGAGCGCCAAGCAGTCGACGCGGGCGTGAAGATCCTCCGCAAGCAATCGGTCCATCGACTCCTTCGCGAACCGTCGAATTGGTGGGTCGAAACCGAGCAGGACCGTTTTTCCGCCGATCGCGTGATCGTGACCTCAGGTGGCCGCAGTTGGCCCGCGTGTGGTACCACTGGCGATGCCTACGGCTGGCTGCAACAACTCGGTCACACCCTGATCGCGACGCGACCCGCCCTCGTTCCGCTGACCGGCGGCGATCGATGGACACACGAATTGTCGGGGATCACGTTAGACGACTGCATCGTAACGGCAAAGAACCATTCGGTCGATCAAAAGAAGCATCAGATGGCTCGCCGGGCCTCGTGGCTGTTCACTCATTTTGGCTTCTCGGGGCCTGCCGCAATGGATATCAGCCGCATTGTCACTCTGAACGAAGATCGCAAACGATTGCAAGTCACGCTCGACGTGCTGCCCGATCGTTCTGCCGAGTCGATCGAAACCACCCTGGTTGAGGCTGCCGCTGTGTCAGGAGCCCGCAAAATCTCCTCGCTGCTCAGCGATTGGCTGCCAAGTCGTTTTGCAACCGCCCTCGCCTTGGAAACCTGTGCGGACCCCGCGATCGCCGAACTGTCTCGATTGGGGCGGCGAACCGTTGTGTCCAGCCTGAAAGCGTTACCGCTACCTATCACCGGCACGCGTGGTTTTGCGAAAGCCGAAGTGACCGCTGGCGGCGTCTCGTTGAATGAAGTCAATCCACGAACGATGGAAAGCAAAATCGTTCCGGGGCTGTACATCGCCGGCGAAGTTCTCGACGTCGACGGCTGGATTGGTGGTTACAACTTCCAAGCGGCCTTTAGCACCGGCCGCGCGGCGGGAATCGCTGCGGCCAGTCCCTAATACAGCGACAGCTCAAGCATGCAGGTGAATGTCACCGCATCGTCCGTGCTCAGCGAGACGCTCTCGCCGGCAAGGTGTTCGATCACGGGCATGTCAGCGAAGTAGGTGACTCCGAAAATCAACCCCACGTCAATGTCACGAACGCGCCGGCGAGTTGTGAACGTCGTTTCAATGGTGTAAGTCGTTTGTTGAAGCTCATCGGAGAAGACCGCGGGAACGCTTCCCGGCAACGCATCGTAGTCCGTCTGCATGTCATAAACACCGACGTTGAAGTCCAACTTGGATGCATTCCCACGGACAAAGCCTTCCCAGCCACTAACGATCTTCACGCCCTGGAAATCGGTATCGAGTTCTTCTTTGAATAGCCGGCCCGGACCGTTCATCACATCAAAATCCTGGTCAAACGCCATCAAACTGTAGGCCAGCCCCGCGGACAAGCCACCGAATCGAGTCCGCCAAGTGTCACGAATCACGAGATCGCCGCCATAGTGATGAACGCTGCTGTCCAACCGTGGACTGATGCCCGTCAAAGCCACATTGGCTCCGTCGGCTGGATTTTCTATCCCGATGTCGCCTGGCTGCGTGTTGCTCGATGAATCGGCATAGGCATAAAACAGATTGGCTCCAAAACTGGTCCGGGTTCCCAGGGCGCGACGAACCGCGTCAATTCGGACAATGCCGCCGAATTCATCAAGATCATCAGCGAATGCAGAGCCGCCGCCGGCATTCGTGCCGAGCTTGTATTCAGGCAAATCAGCGACCCAGATCCCG contains:
- the pepT gene encoding peptidase T, whose product is MNRITINRSRLLDRFLRYVRIDTAADPNSDRYPSTEKQRDLALVLAEELTAMPLTDAHVDDNALVWGTVPATNGGNTPTVAFVAHLDTSPEAPSHQVSPQVIHAYAGGDISLPSGNDITVAGCPALQKLIGKTLVTSDGTTLLGGDDKAGVAIIMELAHTLIENPQLQHGDVRLLFTCDEEIGRGTDKIDLEKVDAMVAYTLDGGGAGVIDVETFSADAATVRFTGHNIHPAIAKGVMVNAMRAAADFVAKLPRTKQTPETTSERDGFIHPHTLRGGVGEATVELILRSFDTDELVTLAEIVRQTADAAAEGTPGVQVDVAVRRQYRNLREGLETLPQSVGLAEKAFENLGRSCTQEIIRGGTDGSQLTEKGLPTPNLSSGQHNIHSVTEFACLDEMVEATEHLIELLSLWSDQRC
- a CDS encoding alpha/beta hydrolase; translation: MRIKAAADVQTSPSMRLLSGRFLMTSRDFVNEWSPVSFGFVNPRPLVVVFYVCLISIAMASLAVGQDRGAKKKEGPLPVEPMTLKTRDGISLRAAYFPSKKQKDAIPVLLIHEWQGQGSPYLKLVLALQEAGCAVLVPEYRGHGGSKDYVDIRGNIQQFNPATMGKRDVERIIAFDLEEAKQFLKEKNNKGELNLNALVLVGIREGGIFASLFTVRDWRWPSVGRKKQGQDVKALVLISPEKQMKGLSIDSTLTDPNLIRLPILVVAGDTSPDAAEANRVSKRIEGYKKRMGQGKAIGFKQEMLKTSLSGPALVNEAEKLIPTVVSFVTENVSADGEQNPWVNRQ
- a CDS encoding 3'-5' exonuclease, with product MAEKVSHLIFDVESIADGDLISAVRYGGQGLTAEQAIATYQDELVELNGTTFIPHTYQIPISVVIAKIASDFRLIDIVSLDEPEFRPHVITEHFWRGWELYGKPQWVTFNGRSFDLPVMELAAFRFGISIGPWFKSDGYRSPRNRFSTDAHLDLQELLTNFGAARCNGGLNLVSKLINKPGKMDVTGDQVQKQADEGQYKAISDYCRCDVLDTYFVFLRAMVMMGKTTLEKEIQLVEQTRLWIEERAESCDAYAAYLNAWTEWNSPWPQKQDPPAEESKDSA
- a CDS encoding aminotransferase class I/II-fold pyridoxal phosphate-dependent enzyme; amino-acid sequence: MKSFDYLADRLDALAEQHRLRRLVPRNVMGASLLDASCDSLINFGGNDYLGLAANLTTAEIATGSTSSALVCGWTVLHEQLAQRLAVLESTEAAVLFPSGYAACSGTIATLAEPGDLILSDQLNHASLIDGCRLSAAECVVYPHRDFHFVADVLAKQRERFHRVWIVTDGVFSMDGHIAPLVELCDVADRFETHMVVDEAHGTGVLGRSGSGVCEALGVKHRVAIRIGTLSKAVGCQGGFVAGPKLVVDYLINRCRSLIFSTALAPAAVMASMTAIESFERESHRRVRVQRLARELRRRLSLRASCDLEASVPIVPIVLGDDRHTMEVSARLARAGYFVPAIRPPTVPPGTSRLRISLSALHTDAMLDGLIDTLSNLMKRSE
- a CDS encoding BaiN/RdsA family NAD(P)/FAD-dependent oxidoreductase; translation: MDGATQRLDSEIQERGPGQIHHHKKIVIIGAGAAGLIAAAAAAKRSAEVVLLEKNSKTGAKILMSGGTRCNVTQDTDARGILTGFGHAARFLQRSVGAFPPHEVVRMFAELGVATKVESTGKVFPQSDRAIEVRDALERQAVDAGVKILRKQSVHRLLREPSNWWVETEQDRFSADRVIVTSGGRSWPACGTTGDAYGWLQQLGHTLIATRPALVPLTGGDRWTHELSGITLDDCIVTAKNHSVDQKKHQMARRASWLFTHFGFSGPAAMDISRIVTLNEDRKRLQVTLDVLPDRSAESIETTLVEAAAVSGARKISSLLSDWLPSRFATALALETCADPAIAELSRLGRRTVVSSLKALPLPITGTRGFAKAEVTAGGVSLNEVNPRTMESKIVPGLYIAGEVLDVDGWIGGYNFQAAFSTGRAAGIAAASP
- a CDS encoding alkaline phosphatase, with amino-acid sequence MSFRVPLLVFCLTVCLPSLSASAQDASPIRALLEEQKTRDTSIDSVDRMRDSQSDAIKNQKAAWGHWGHLPNRYSTWVNHSNRLIPMYTFGITLDSLREEDSIYADAKRLETLYGSIPSHTLDPSATHFDQTDVYRLQKMAADAGKQQIIVMVFDGMDWPTTRAAAVYQSGRVGYDSGRGTGLLFQDYLGATTDFGEFVTSPRLDGSKFDVNSQVLLSGPKNATGGYDVNRGGRYPWREQSQRDYLIGLDRERPHTVTDSAASATSLFSGIKTYNGAINVAADGTQVLPIARTLQQKGYRIGVVSSVPVSHATPAATYANNVTRADYQDLARDLLGLASVSHRDESLRGVDVLIGSGWGEGTGKDNAQGDNFAQGNKYLHEQDLRRVDIKNGGSYVVAQRREGECGKDSILRAAKRAVDQDARFVGFYGTKGGHLPFQTADGQFNPTFDIKGTETYSEADIHENPTLADMTEAALTVLEKSPQGFWLMIEAGDVDWANHANNLDSSIGAVLSGDAAFKRVVEWTERNNAWDETAIIVTADHGHFLVIDDAEVIASAGRAE